The following proteins are co-located in the Maridesulfovibrio sp. genome:
- a CDS encoding methyl-accepting chemotaxis protein yields the protein MPGRIVVHIVINVLVLLGLCLAFVLVPEIFVGGNLTPLLALFAGAGAVILLSGFMLRRIINAQWAGVSRWIDGLISGYESKSDLDFTFILLPSADRLEAYISGLRAELDKADKQCKIEISRQLEAYKMAEDARVRGEQARSKGLLSAAGTLENAVEGIRSSSEMLGESSSRASEGAEKQLEYLSSVVASMEQIDVSIQYSVERADSAAVDAESAAERARAGEDVLEQTIESINTVMSNTNDLNGRVEALGRQAEGIGSIMSVISDIADQTNLLALNAAIEAARAGDAGRGFAVVADEVRNLAEKTMEATRDVGTEISRIQEHVEMTVAGVNHINDLAGNASGLASSSGQALGEIVDLAEKSSRGVRLIAEEAVQQAEASNNVREAVNEVHSISNETGEAMAGAGEAVSVLGGRVADLDDMIGVFKLVGNGKVQEVIDSLAKSSDVLSLNRGLQERAMHKALRDNRFLELLYITDHNGIQTVSNISGQWQSFAEDGSACGKDWSGREWFSGAVEDQTMYVSDVYESSATGENCITVSGPFFDSKGRVLGVIAADVKVNG from the coding sequence ATGCCCGGCAGGATTGTTGTTCATATTGTGATTAATGTGTTGGTCCTGTTGGGGCTTTGTCTTGCGTTTGTCCTTGTTCCGGAAATATTCGTGGGCGGGAACCTTACTCCTTTGCTGGCGTTGTTTGCGGGAGCCGGTGCTGTGATTCTTCTTTCCGGATTTATGCTCAGGCGTATAATTAATGCTCAGTGGGCCGGTGTCAGCCGGTGGATTGATGGACTTATTTCCGGTTATGAATCTAAAAGTGACTTAGATTTCACTTTCATTTTGCTGCCTTCTGCTGACAGATTGGAGGCTTATATAAGTGGGCTTCGTGCCGAGCTGGATAAAGCTGACAAGCAGTGTAAAATTGAAATTTCCCGACAGCTTGAGGCTTATAAAATGGCCGAGGATGCAAGGGTGCGTGGTGAACAGGCTCGAAGCAAGGGGCTTCTTTCCGCAGCAGGGACCCTTGAAAATGCAGTCGAGGGCATCCGCTCCAGTTCTGAGATGCTGGGAGAATCTTCTTCGCGGGCCAGTGAGGGAGCTGAAAAGCAGCTGGAGTACCTGTCATCAGTTGTAGCTTCCATGGAACAGATTGATGTTTCCATCCAGTATTCAGTGGAGCGGGCTGATTCCGCGGCGGTAGATGCTGAGTCCGCTGCTGAACGCGCAAGGGCTGGTGAAGATGTCCTTGAGCAGACCATCGAGTCAATCAATACGGTTATGAGTAATACCAATGACCTTAACGGAAGGGTTGAGGCTCTCGGTAGGCAGGCTGAGGGCATTGGAAGCATCATGTCCGTTATCTCTGATATTGCCGATCAGACAAACTTGTTGGCGCTTAATGCCGCTATTGAGGCTGCTCGTGCCGGGGATGCCGGGCGCGGTTTTGCCGTAGTTGCTGATGAGGTCCGCAATCTTGCGGAAAAGACAATGGAAGCCACCCGTGATGTGGGTACCGAAATCAGCAGGATTCAGGAACACGTTGAAATGACAGTGGCCGGGGTTAATCATATTAATGATCTGGCCGGCAATGCGTCCGGTTTGGCCTCCAGTTCCGGGCAGGCGCTCGGCGAGATTGTTGATCTTGCTGAAAAGAGTTCCCGCGGAGTGCGCCTTATTGCCGAGGAAGCAGTTCAGCAGGCTGAAGCCAGCAACAATGTCCGTGAAGCCGTTAACGAAGTTCATTCTATTTCCAATGAAACCGGAGAAGCCATGGCGGGAGCAGGTGAAGCTGTTTCCGTTCTTGGTGGACGCGTAGCTGATCTTGATGATATGATCGGTGTGTTTAAGCTGGTCGGTAATGGTAAGGTACAGGAAGTGATTGATTCTCTCGCCAAATCTTCCGATGTGCTTTCCCTGAACAGGGGATTGCAGGAGCGGGCTATGCACAAAGCCTTGAGAGATAACCGTTTTCTCGAACTTCTCTACATCACCGATCACAACGGAATTCAGACGGTCAGCAATATCAGCGGCCAGTGGCAGAGCTTTGCCGAAGACGGTTCAGCCTGTGGAAAAGATTGGTCCGGCCGGGAATGGTTCAGTGGAGCTGTAGAAGATCAGACTATGTATGTATCCGATGTTTATGAATCTTCAGCTACCGGGGAGAACTGTATTACGGTTTCCGGTCCGTTCTTTGATTCCAAGGGCCGGGTACTGGGTGTAATTGCCGCTGATGTGAAGGTTAACGGATAA
- the purD gene encoding phosphoribosylamine--glycine ligase — protein sequence MKILVVGSGGREHALAWKISQSPKVSEIFIAPGNGGTRLHGTNVPIKDDDLPGLVKFAKENKIDLVVAGPELPLVLGIKEALAKEGIPCFGPGAYAANLEGSKAFSKITMRDSGVPTAPFQVFDEYEQAKKFVEEKGAPIVVKADGLAAGKGVVVAGTVEEALEALDDMMVKKIFGTAGERVVVEEALKGEEASFLAFCAGEDYALLPSAQDHKAVGEGDTGPNTGGMGAYSPAPILPRDKYAETAELVIKPILKLLAERGEPFTGILYAGLMYTEDGPSVLEYNVRFGDPECQPLLMRLDCDLVEIMLACVENRLPEVDVKLKEETTLCVVMAAGGYPGPYEKGAEITGFEEAEKIEGVKVFQAGTKYEEGKTLTSGGRVLGVTALGADLGAAQKKAYEAVEKLSFDKAYFRRDIGDKGLKK from the coding sequence ATGAAAATACTTGTTGTAGGTTCAGGCGGAAGAGAACACGCTTTGGCTTGGAAAATCAGCCAGAGTCCCAAGGTTTCTGAGATCTTTATCGCACCCGGTAACGGCGGAACCCGTCTGCACGGCACCAATGTGCCCATCAAGGATGACGATCTGCCCGGACTGGTCAAGTTTGCCAAAGAAAACAAGATTGATCTTGTTGTGGCAGGCCCGGAACTTCCCCTCGTGCTCGGCATCAAGGAAGCCCTCGCCAAAGAAGGTATACCCTGCTTCGGACCTGGCGCATATGCAGCTAATCTTGAAGGCAGCAAGGCCTTTTCCAAGATCACTATGCGTGATTCCGGTGTTCCCACCGCTCCTTTTCAGGTTTTCGATGAGTATGAACAAGCCAAAAAATTTGTAGAAGAAAAAGGCGCACCCATCGTGGTCAAGGCTGACGGCCTTGCCGCAGGTAAAGGTGTTGTTGTTGCCGGAACTGTTGAAGAGGCTCTTGAAGCTCTCGACGACATGATGGTTAAAAAAATCTTCGGCACTGCCGGTGAGCGCGTTGTAGTGGAAGAAGCCCTCAAGGGTGAAGAAGCTTCCTTTCTCGCTTTCTGTGCCGGTGAAGACTATGCCCTGCTGCCTTCCGCGCAGGACCACAAAGCCGTGGGCGAAGGTGATACCGGACCCAACACCGGAGGCATGGGTGCATACAGCCCGGCCCCCATTCTGCCCCGCGACAAATATGCTGAAACCGCTGAACTGGTTATCAAGCCCATTCTCAAACTGCTTGCCGAACGCGGCGAGCCTTTTACCGGTATTCTTTATGCCGGACTTATGTACACTGAAGACGGTCCTTCCGTTCTTGAATACAATGTTCGTTTCGGCGACCCAGAATGCCAGCCGCTCCTGATGCGTCTGGATTGCGATCTGGTCGAAATCATGCTGGCCTGCGTTGAGAACCGCCTCCCTGAAGTGGACGTGAAACTCAAGGAAGAAACCACCCTTTGCGTGGTAATGGCTGCCGGCGGTTATCCCGGTCCCTATGAAAAGGGAGCAGAGATTACCGGTTTCGAGGAAGCTGAGAAGATTGAAGGCGTCAAGGTCTTTCAGGCCGGGACAAAGTATGAAGAGGGTAAAACATTAACCAGCGGCGGCCGTGTGCTGGGTGTTACCGCTCTGGGGGCGGATCTCGGAGCAGCCCAGAAAAAGGCTTATGAAGCTGTTGAAAAACTCAGTTTTGACAAAGCTTATTTCCGTCGCGACATAGGTGACAAGGGTCTTAAAAAATGA
- a CDS encoding ammonium transporter has product MNAADTSFILICAALVMFMTPGLALFYGGMVRSKNVLATIMQSFIMLGLVSIVWAVIGYSLSFGTDIGGVIGGMDFFALNGVGMDTVNSPASNLPHLLFMVFQCMFAVITPALITGAFAERMKFGALLIFSAFWVILVYAPMCHWVWGGGWMGDHGALDFAGGAVVHMSSAAAALAGCLVVGKRKGYGKEPFIPHNLPMTLLGAGMLWFGWFGFNAGSALAANGLAANAFVTTHLAAAAAVLGWLLVEAMHGGKPTTLGAASGAVAGLVAITPAAGFVTPMASIVIGFGGGMVCYGGVLMKSKFGYDDSLDVVGIHGLGGTYGAIVTGLFASIGAEGLFYGNASQLWIQIESCIATWAYCFTVSWILFKLIDKFYGLRPSEEEEVAGMDVSDHSETGYQI; this is encoded by the coding sequence ATGAATGCGGCGGATACTTCATTTATACTTATTTGTGCAGCTCTGGTTATGTTTATGACTCCGGGGCTGGCCCTTTTCTATGGTGGTATGGTGCGTAGCAAAAACGTATTGGCTACGATCATGCAGAGTTTCATCATGCTCGGACTGGTTTCAATTGTCTGGGCGGTCATCGGGTATTCCTTGTCCTTTGGGACTGACATCGGCGGTGTTATCGGCGGTATGGATTTCTTCGCCCTTAATGGTGTGGGCATGGATACAGTTAACAGCCCCGCCAGCAACCTGCCTCATCTTCTTTTTATGGTTTTCCAGTGTATGTTTGCGGTCATCACCCCCGCACTTATAACCGGAGCCTTTGCCGAGCGTATGAAGTTCGGTGCATTGCTGATTTTCAGCGCCTTCTGGGTTATCCTTGTTTATGCTCCCATGTGCCACTGGGTCTGGGGCGGCGGCTGGATGGGGGACCATGGTGCTCTCGACTTTGCAGGCGGCGCGGTTGTTCACATGAGTTCCGCAGCAGCAGCTCTTGCCGGATGTTTGGTCGTGGGTAAGCGCAAGGGATATGGTAAAGAGCCTTTCATTCCCCACAACCTGCCTATGACCCTGCTCGGCGCGGGTATGCTCTGGTTCGGCTGGTTCGGTTTTAACGCCGGTTCCGCCCTTGCTGCTAACGGTCTGGCTGCCAATGCTTTTGTAACCACTCACCTTGCCGCAGCTGCCGCAGTTCTTGGCTGGTTGCTTGTTGAAGCCATGCATGGTGGCAAACCTACCACTCTCGGTGCTGCTTCCGGTGCTGTGGCCGGGCTGGTTGCCATCACCCCGGCAGCCGGTTTTGTAACTCCCATGGCTTCTATTGTTATCGGTTTCGGTGGCGGTATGGTCTGCTATGGTGGTGTGCTTATGAAATCCAAGTTCGGCTACGATGATTCCCTTGACGTTGTCGGTATTCACGGTCTGGGCGGAACTTACGGGGCTATCGTTACCGGATTGTTTGCCAGCATCGGTGCGGAAGGTCTCTTTTACGGCAACGCCTCCCAGCTTTGGATCCAGATTGAATCCTGCATTGCCACCTGGGCATACTGTTTTACTGTAAGCTGGATTCTTTTCAAATTGATCGACAAGTTTTACGGCTTGCGTCCTTCTGAAGAAGAGGAAGTTGCAGGGATGGATGTCTCGGATCACAGCGAAACCGGTTATCAGATTTAA
- a CDS encoding metal ABC transporter solute-binding protein, Zn/Mn family, which yields MKLSRTILLTAITILLGYSAAGAEQLQATVSIAPLKYFVEKIGGDKIKINIMVKAGSSPATYEPQPKQMADLSKSEVYFAIGVPFEQAWLPRFKSANSNLEIINLGKEAVHRTMKTHIHGDEHAHHDDHGEAQIKDPHIWLAPPLVRIISQKIRDTLIEHDPAHAEDYTRNYLNFAAEINIIDSELLKTFTQKGQEFSFMVYHPSWGYFADTYGLNQIPIELEGKEPSPKKLAQLIEFAKANSVKAIFIQPQFSQKSAKTIANSIGARVLTADPLAEDWAANMRRTASAFATQH from the coding sequence ATGAAACTATCCAGAACAATCTTACTGACCGCAATAACCATACTATTGGGCTATTCAGCAGCTGGCGCCGAACAACTCCAGGCGACAGTCTCGATTGCACCTCTGAAATATTTCGTAGAAAAAATCGGCGGAGACAAAATAAAAATAAACATTATGGTCAAAGCCGGAAGCAGTCCTGCCACCTATGAACCACAGCCTAAACAGATGGCTGACCTAAGCAAGTCAGAGGTTTACTTTGCAATAGGTGTCCCCTTTGAACAGGCTTGGCTTCCGCGATTCAAATCCGCCAACAGCAACCTTGAAATCATAAATCTTGGAAAAGAAGCTGTTCACCGGACAATGAAGACTCACATCCACGGAGACGAACACGCCCACCATGATGACCATGGCGAAGCACAAATCAAAGACCCTCATATCTGGCTTGCCCCACCCTTAGTCAGAATCATCAGCCAGAAAATCAGAGACACCCTGATTGAGCACGACCCAGCACATGCAGAAGACTACACCCGCAACTACCTGAACTTTGCAGCTGAAATAAACATAATTGACTCCGAGCTCCTGAAAACATTTACCCAAAAAGGACAGGAATTCAGTTTCATGGTTTACCATCCTTCATGGGGATACTTTGCTGACACATACGGTTTAAATCAGATCCCCATAGAACTGGAAGGCAAGGAACCCAGCCCCAAAAAGCTGGCCCAGCTCATCGAATTCGCCAAAGCCAATTCAGTAAAAGCTATTTTCATCCAACCCCAATTTTCCCAAAAAAGCGCAAAAACCATAGCAAACTCTATCGGAGCACGCGTACTGACAGCTGATCCGCTAGCCGAAGACTGGGCCGCCAACATGCGCCGTACAGCCAGCGCATTTGCAACACAACACTAA
- a CDS encoding P-II family nitrogen regulator, with amino-acid sequence MRKIEIIVRPFKVDDVKDAIAALGLKGMTVTDVKGFGRQGGHKEVYRGAEYQVDFIAKTKVEIVVDADRVSEVIDAVSAAAKTGKVGDGKIFVIPVEEVVRIRTGETGPEAI; translated from the coding sequence ATGAGAAAGATTGAAATAATTGTACGGCCTTTCAAGGTCGATGATGTAAAGGACGCCATTGCTGCTCTCGGACTTAAGGGCATGACCGTAACTGACGTGAAAGGTTTCGGGCGTCAGGGTGGACACAAGGAAGTTTACCGTGGTGCCGAGTATCAGGTGGACTTCATTGCCAAGACCAAGGTTGAGATTGTGGTCGATGCAGACCGGGTTTCCGAAGTGATCGACGCAGTCAGTGCCGCTGCCAAGACCGGAAAGGTCGGCGATGGTAAAATCTTTGTTATCCCGGTTGAAGAAGTGGTGCGTATCCGTACGGGCGAGACTGGGCCGGAAGCCATATAA
- a CDS encoding sigma-54 dependent transcriptional regulator, whose protein sequence is MTISVNDYKALSKELDPEKLQQQILTLLLKLQNVERGSLWLERDGMYECVEALGEKSENVKGVRISPQEKSIVGWVIQNGEMTIAEAGDSRHYSSLEKDFKIKSRLILCFPLKLEGQDVYGAVQVIDTSAAGEQLNLDPAYLTMLQDMVDIGSISLRNSIEFQKQRIEFAQLSRTLSSIRNNKTIVGNSQSVNKALKLVKNYGATNYPVLLYGESGTGKELFAEEIHAQSSRAQKPFLTQNCSAIPENLLESELFGYVKGAFTGATSNKSGLFEAADGGTVFLDEIGDMDINLQAKLLRVLQESEIKPLGGTHTKKIDIRIISATNRNLEEDVRSGRFREDLYYRLNVLPLKLPALRERREDINLLTGHFLSREAAHSHMLPKNMSNEAMAVMEKYNWPGNIRELENMVKQFQAMVPGDTISIKDLPLHIVHPGTKPPVENRARKQSEKTILQDGPQEDLSSYTWKEMEYSYIMKMLEKYRWNISRAARAAEVNRSTFDSRMKKLGISKNN, encoded by the coding sequence ATGACTATATCTGTAAATGATTACAAGGCCCTTTCTAAAGAATTAGACCCGGAAAAATTGCAGCAACAAATTCTGACCCTGTTGCTTAAACTGCAGAATGTTGAACGCGGTTCCCTCTGGCTGGAACGAGACGGCATGTATGAATGCGTTGAAGCATTGGGTGAAAAAAGCGAGAACGTGAAAGGAGTCAGAATCTCTCCGCAGGAAAAAAGCATTGTGGGCTGGGTTATTCAAAATGGCGAAATGACCATTGCCGAAGCAGGAGACTCGCGGCATTACAGCTCACTGGAAAAAGACTTCAAAATTAAAAGCCGTCTGATCCTCTGCTTTCCACTTAAACTTGAAGGACAGGATGTTTATGGAGCTGTGCAGGTCATCGACACCAGTGCAGCAGGGGAACAGCTCAACCTTGACCCGGCATACCTGACCATGCTGCAGGACATGGTGGATATAGGTTCAATTTCCTTACGCAATTCCATTGAATTTCAAAAACAGCGCATTGAATTCGCCCAACTCAGCCGGACCTTGAGCAGCATCCGGAACAACAAGACAATTGTGGGCAATAGCCAATCCGTAAACAAGGCCCTCAAACTGGTCAAAAATTACGGAGCTACAAACTATCCGGTCCTACTCTACGGCGAATCCGGGACAGGTAAGGAACTATTCGCCGAAGAAATTCACGCCCAGAGTTCGCGGGCCCAGAAACCTTTCCTGACCCAAAACTGCAGTGCCATTCCCGAGAACCTGCTTGAAAGTGAACTTTTCGGTTATGTAAAAGGGGCATTTACCGGCGCCACCAGCAATAAATCCGGATTGTTTGAAGCTGCGGATGGAGGCACAGTATTTCTTGATGAAATCGGTGACATGGACATCAACCTGCAAGCCAAACTACTTCGGGTCCTGCAGGAAAGTGAAATCAAACCCCTTGGCGGCACCCATACAAAAAAAATCGACATCCGCATCATCTCAGCCACAAACCGCAACCTTGAAGAGGATGTACGTTCCGGCAGATTCAGGGAAGACTTATACTACAGGCTCAACGTCCTGCCCCTCAAGCTGCCCGCCCTGCGCGAACGAAGAGAGGACATCAACCTGCTGACCGGACATTTCCTGAGCCGAGAAGCTGCCCATAGCCATATGCTGCCTAAAAATATGTCTAACGAAGCAATGGCTGTTATGGAGAAATACAACTGGCCGGGAAACATCCGCGAACTGGAAAACATGGTCAAACAATTTCAAGCCATGGTTCCCGGCGACACTATATCCATCAAAGACCTTCCACTGCACATCGTGCACCCCGGGACTAAACCGCCCGTGGAGAATAGAGCCCGCAAACAGAGCGAAAAAACAATTCTGCAGGACGGACCGCAGGAAGACCTCAGCTCTTACACATGGAAAGAGATGGAATACTCGTACATAATGAAAATGCTGGAGAAATACCGCTGGAACATCAGCCGTGCAGCCCGTGCTGCCGAAGTTAATCGCTCCACCTTTGATTCACGCATGAAGAAGCTCGGCATAAGTAAAAACAACTGA
- the purE gene encoding 5-(carboxyamino)imidazole ribonucleotide mutase has product MSAKVAIFMGSISDKDTMQPCSDLLTKLGIPHVFTVSSAHRTPERTAKLVKELEDNGCQIFICAAGLAAHLAGAVAAKTIRPVLGVPICGSALGGMDALLATVQMPPGFPVGTVALDKVGAKNSAWMAAQILALHDEELAGKIREARQGFIDSVEQAAAELEG; this is encoded by the coding sequence ATGAGTGCAAAAGTAGCTATTTTCATGGGGTCCATTTCGGATAAGGATACAATGCAGCCTTGTTCCGATCTGCTGACCAAGCTCGGTATCCCCCACGTATTCACTGTTTCCTCTGCCCACCGTACTCCGGAAAGGACTGCGAAGCTGGTCAAGGAATTGGAAGATAACGGTTGCCAAATATTCATTTGTGCTGCAGGCCTTGCCGCGCATCTCGCAGGTGCCGTGGCAGCTAAAACCATCCGTCCTGTTCTGGGGGTACCCATATGCGGTTCCGCTCTCGGCGGTATGGATGCCCTGCTGGCAACCGTGCAGATGCCTCCGGGATTCCCCGTAGGAACAGTTGCCCTTGATAAGGTAGGCGCAAAGAACTCCGCATGGATGGCAGCTCAGATTCTGGCTCTCCATGACGAAGAACTGGCCGGAAAGATCAGGGAAGCCCGTCAGGGTTTCATCGATTCCGTTGAGCAGGCTGCTGCTGAACTGGAAGGCTAA
- a CDS encoding ACT domain-containing protein, with amino-acid sequence MNTEKSPGLSPETSIDRLLAGREILLAACSKSMPRDFPQQLCALVDEYFRARVREAVSEGLLSSYEDLCIVAVGGYGRGHLAPFSDIDVLILTDQTPLEDLEDLASFLFHPLWDLKFDVGHGVRTVEQNIELARSDFKVLASLLDLRFISGRDELFQLISKEFRAKVLPGAGDEFCRILWENRSKTGKGMDSVVLEPDLKNGWGTLRDVQFIRWCADIKGDYFPLNENDLTDLCRDEALLMQARSAVHLLRKRKQDKLIIEILPDTASLCGVKGYDPAKRGNDLLTSIHQAMVRVRSMGDALYRESFDADSRCFIDHRGIAGLKAGLEVFGIKSRTGAPLTREARRAVSGINSANDISLTRSLKIIIDIFKGEYGWRASVEMLDSGVFKSFLPEFSKVSELVPYDGYHQYPPGRHSLLTVHKCCDIFRNEFSEGGKCISAADFDALLLGAFFHDIGKGKRNHSERGADIADEILSRTDFPARFKEDVVFLVREHLLLIRSSRSIDLSSVEALQKIAEKVGSLRRLRMLFILSMADSMATGPRVWNSWSESLLREIYAGLELVLTDESFAEIVSGEQLGETMNRIRECAVDLIDPELVESMISCMPERYLLVEDPDEIVLHMHQVLEFNRAYELDMVRKPSGKGGLGLSLVRVFETEDEKRIKLVITARDQNFLFAAQSGVLALHSVNILSAEVFSWADGTAVNIFIVEAPAENCPADIWGRVERSIMYALTGRLALDYRLHKKRNSLLAKSVPSRVPTRISVDNESSAECSLIEVITQDRSGLLYDMAAFFARMNINLRMARISTTGQSVFDVFHVEGPEGGRIEDHIHLRELVSALEYTLTGNS; translated from the coding sequence ATGAATACTGAAAAATCCCCCGGATTGTCCCCTGAGACTTCCATTGACAGGTTGTTGGCGGGACGTGAAATACTCCTCGCGGCATGCTCCAAGAGCATGCCGCGGGACTTCCCGCAGCAGCTATGCGCTCTGGTGGATGAATACTTCAGGGCAAGAGTCAGGGAAGCCGTTTCCGAGGGACTCCTTTCTTCTTATGAAGACCTGTGTATTGTGGCCGTGGGTGGTTACGGACGGGGGCATCTTGCACCTTTTTCTGATATTGACGTCCTAATTCTTACAGATCAGACCCCACTGGAAGATCTTGAGGATTTGGCTTCTTTTCTATTTCACCCGCTCTGGGATCTTAAATTTGATGTTGGTCACGGTGTGCGCACCGTGGAGCAGAATATCGAATTGGCAAGGTCAGATTTCAAGGTACTGGCTTCCTTGCTGGATTTACGGTTCATTTCCGGTCGCGACGAGCTATTTCAGCTTATTTCTAAAGAATTCAGAGCAAAAGTTCTCCCCGGTGCAGGCGATGAGTTCTGCCGTATTCTGTGGGAGAACCGTTCCAAGACCGGGAAGGGCATGGATTCCGTTGTTCTTGAGCCTGACCTGAAAAACGGCTGGGGAACCTTGCGCGATGTGCAGTTCATCCGCTGGTGTGCAGATATCAAGGGGGATTACTTCCCGCTGAACGAGAATGATCTGACAGATCTCTGCAGGGACGAAGCCTTGCTTATGCAGGCCCGTTCTGCTGTTCATCTTTTGCGTAAACGCAAGCAGGATAAATTGATCATTGAAATTTTACCGGATACTGCTTCGCTGTGCGGAGTTAAGGGGTATGATCCGGCAAAGCGCGGCAACGATCTGCTCACCTCAATCCATCAGGCGATGGTTCGGGTACGTTCCATGGGTGATGCCCTTTATCGGGAATCATTTGATGCCGATTCGCGCTGCTTTATTGATCATCGCGGTATTGCCGGCCTCAAAGCCGGACTGGAAGTTTTCGGTATAAAGTCCAGAACCGGTGCGCCTCTTACACGTGAAGCACGTAGGGCGGTTTCAGGAATCAATTCTGCAAATGATATCAGTTTAACCCGCTCTCTGAAGATTATCATTGATATATTCAAGGGCGAGTACGGCTGGCGCGCCTCAGTGGAAATGCTTGATAGCGGGGTGTTCAAGTCTTTCCTTCCAGAATTTTCCAAGGTTTCCGAGCTGGTTCCTTATGACGGATACCATCAGTATCCTCCGGGCAGGCATTCATTGCTTACAGTCCATAAATGTTGCGATATTTTTCGCAACGAATTTTCAGAAGGTGGAAAATGTATTTCCGCTGCAGACTTCGATGCTTTGCTTCTCGGCGCGTTTTTTCACGATATCGGCAAGGGCAAGCGTAATCACAGTGAACGCGGGGCTGATATTGCTGATGAAATTCTCTCCCGCACGGATTTTCCTGCGCGTTTTAAGGAGGATGTGGTCTTTCTGGTTCGCGAACACCTGCTTCTGATTCGTTCTTCGCGGTCTATTGATCTCAGCTCAGTTGAAGCCTTGCAGAAGATAGCTGAGAAGGTCGGCTCCCTGCGTCGCTTGCGTATGCTCTTTATCCTTTCCATGGCCGATTCCATGGCAACCGGACCAAGGGTCTGGAATTCATGGAGTGAGTCTCTTTTACGGGAGATATATGCCGGATTGGAGCTGGTGCTTACTGACGAGTCTTTTGCTGAAATTGTCTCAGGAGAACAGCTTGGTGAGACCATGAACCGCATCCGCGAGTGTGCCGTTGACCTTATTGATCCGGAATTAGTGGAATCCATGATCAGCTGCATGCCCGAGCGTTATCTGCTGGTTGAGGATCCGGATGAGATTGTGCTGCATATGCATCAGGTTCTGGAGTTTAACCGGGCTTATGAGCTGGATATGGTGCGTAAGCCTTCGGGCAAGGGTGGCCTTGGCTTGAGTCTGGTTCGGGTTTTTGAAACCGAAGACGAAAAACGCATCAAGCTGGTTATTACTGCCAGAGATCAGAATTTTTTATTTGCTGCCCAGAGCGGCGTGCTGGCCCTGCACTCTGTGAACATCCTTTCGGCAGAAGTTTTCTCATGGGCCGACGGGACAGCGGTGAATATTTTCATTGTGGAAGCTCCGGCGGAAAATTGTCCTGCCGATATTTGGGGCAGGGTGGAGCGTTCCATTATGTATGCGCTTACCGGAAGGTTGGCCCTTGATTACCGTCTGCACAAGAAGCGCAATTCACTTCTCGCCAAGTCTGTGCCCAGCAGGGTTCCTACCCGGATCAGTGTGGATAACGAATCCAGTGCCGAATGCTCGCTGATTGAAGTGATTACTCAGGATCGTTCCGGTCTTCTCTATGATATGGCGGCCTTCTTCGCGAGAATGAATATTAATCTGCGCATGGCCCGTATTTCGACCACCGGTCAGTCTGTCTTTGATGTCTTTCATGTAGAAGGACCGGAGGGTGGCAGGATTGAAGATCACATCCATTTGCGGGAGCTTGTCAGCGCCCTTGAATACACACTTACAGGAAACAGTTGA
- a CDS encoding LysE family translocator — MSVEFWGVYVLTVFLASIIPGPSMILALTHGVKYGAKRAIATALGNSAASFLQAVVSIAGLGALLAASETAFMLVKYAGAAYLVWLGIGVLMSGDFTFEEDSLDAAKSTSNWKLFSQGFWVAASNPKAIVFFSALFPQFISSGQASIQHFAMLLILLTIIAFGCMMIYACGGEKIKEMIKGTAVCRYINKVLGTAFVGLGVSLACSRR; from the coding sequence ATGTCAGTTGAGTTTTGGGGAGTATATGTGCTTACGGTTTTTCTGGCTTCCATAATCCCGGGACCGAGCATGATTCTGGCTTTGACCCACGGTGTTAAGTATGGAGCCAAGAGGGCAATTGCCACTGCTTTGGGTAATTCTGCTGCTTCATTTTTACAGGCAGTTGTTTCTATTGCCGGACTTGGGGCTTTGCTGGCAGCATCCGAAACAGCTTTTATGCTGGTTAAATATGCCGGAGCCGCCTATCTGGTCTGGCTTGGTATCGGAGTTCTTATGTCCGGTGATTTCACTTTCGAAGAGGACAGCCTTGATGCTGCCAAGAGTACCTCAAATTGGAAGCTCTTTTCGCAGGGATTCTGGGTCGCAGCCAGTAACCCGAAGGCAATTGTATTTTTCAGTGCTTTGTTTCCCCAGTTTATCAGCAGCGGACAGGCATCCATCCAGCATTTTGCCATGCTGCTTATTCTACTCACCATTATCGCATTCGGATGCATGATGATCTATGCCTGTGGTGGAGAAAAGATAAAGGAAATGATTAAGGGGACGGCTGTCTGCAGATATATAAATAAAGTTCTGGGAACAGCTTTTGTGGGACTCGGGGTGAGTCTGGCCTGCTCCAGAAGGTAG